A genomic segment from Bubalus bubalis isolate 160015118507 breed Murrah chromosome 5, NDDB_SH_1, whole genome shotgun sequence encodes:
- the LOC102415426 gene encoding lymphotactin: MKLLILTCLVICSLAAYTVEGVGTEVLEKSICVSLTTQRLPIKNIKTYTIKEGSMKAVIFITRRGFKICADPQADWVKKTVQKIDRKNMRQAKPTGAL, from the exons ATGAAACTTCTCATCCTGACCTGCCTGGTGATCTGCAGTCTCGCTGCATATACTGTGGAAG GTGTGGGGACTGAAGTTCTAGAAAAGAGCATCTGTGTGAGTCTGACTACACAGCGACTGCCAATTAAAAACATCAAGACCTACACCATCAAGGAGGGCTCCATGAAAGCAGTGAT ATTCATTACCAGACGAGGATTTAAAATCTGTGCTGATCCTCAAGCTGACTGGGTGAAAAAAACCGTCCAAAAGATAGACAGGAAAAATATGCGCCAGGCCAAACCTACAGGAGCCCTGTAA
- the LOC102415761 gene encoding lymphotactin has translation MKLLILTCLVICSLAAYTVEGVGSEVLEKSICVSLTTQRLPVKNIKTYTIKEGSMKAVIFITRRGLKVCADPHVDWVKKAVRTIDRSTRRNVSQSKPTQAQQSPSTAVTLTG, from the exons ATGAAACTTCTCATCCTGACCTGCCTGGTGATCTGCAGTCTCGCTGCATACACTGTGGAAG GTGTGGGGAGTGAAGTTCTTGAAAAGAGCATCTGTGTGAGTCTGACTACACAGCGACTGCCAGTTAAAAACATCAAGACCTACACCATCAAGGAGGGCTCCATGAAAGCAGTGAT ATTCATTACCAGACGTGGCCTTAAAGTCTGTGCTGATCCCCACGTTGACTGGGTGAAAAAAGCCGTCCGAACAATAGACAGGTCCACCAGGAGAAATGTGAGCCAGAGCAAGCCTACACAAGCCCAGCAATCCCCCAGTACAGCTGTGACCCTGACTGGGTAG